The Oscillospiraceae bacterium region ACAACAACTCGGTTGTTTCAGTAAAAACTGACAGACCTATTCCAAAGGATAAGGTTTTTTCCTGTATGAAAATTATAAATAAAAAAATTGCGACCTTGCCAATTGTAAAAGGCGATGTAATAATAGAAAATGTATTTGGGGCAAATATTGTTGCAACACAAAATAAAATATAGAGGGTGAAAAATATAGATACAATAAAAATTGATAAGTTAAATACAAAAATGGTTGCTCACAGAGGTGTCAGTAAAATTGAACCTGAAAACACCCTTAAAACATTTGAACTTGCAGGTAAAAAAAGTTATTATGGGATTGAATGCGATGTTCATGTTACAAAGGATAAAAAGTATGTTATAAACCATGACTTTTCTCTTTTAAGAACTTATGACGTTGATATAACAATTGAGGACTCAACCCTTAACGAACTTAAAAAAGTAAATCATCCTATAAACAATGTGCCTTTGCCTGAATATTATGAGTATCTTGAAATTTGTAAAAAATACTTAAAAACGGCGGTTGTAGAATTAAAAGGCGTATA contains the following coding sequences:
- a CDS encoding DUF1667 domain-containing protein, translating into MKRELTCIICPQGCSLLVDFEDGKVLSVTGNTCPRGVKYAESECISPKRTVTSTIRCDNNSVVSVKTDRPIPKDKVFSCMKIINKKIATLPIVKGDVIIENVFGANIVATQNKI